The Chryseolinea soli genome contains a region encoding:
- a CDS encoding alpha/beta fold hydrolase yields MSKITVKDGTEIYYKDWGTGQPIFFHHGWPLSGDDWDAQMMFFLNLGFRVIAHDRRGHGRSSQTAEGHNMDTYAADVAELTKALDLKNAVHVGHSTGGGEVIRYVAKHGQGRVAKAVLISAVTPLMVQTKNNPDGIPLSIFDEIRTGTATQRPQYFQDFTIPFYGYNREGAKISQGIRDNWWRQGMMGGIKAHYDCIKAFSETDFTEDLKSVQVPVLVMHGEDDQIVPFALTGARAVKLLKNGKLISYPGFPHGMPTTEAAKINADLLAFIKS; encoded by the coding sequence ATGAGCAAGATCACAGTAAAAGACGGCACAGAAATTTATTACAAAGATTGGGGAACAGGCCAACCCATTTTCTTTCACCACGGTTGGCCTTTATCCGGCGATGACTGGGATGCACAAATGATGTTCTTCCTGAACCTCGGGTTTAGAGTGATCGCGCACGATCGCAGAGGACACGGAAGATCCTCACAAACCGCCGAGGGGCACAACATGGATACTTACGCGGCGGATGTTGCTGAGCTTACGAAAGCGCTCGATTTGAAAAATGCCGTACACGTTGGTCACTCCACCGGTGGCGGCGAGGTGATCCGCTATGTTGCAAAACATGGACAAGGACGTGTCGCGAAAGCGGTGTTGATCAGTGCAGTCACTCCCCTCATGGTTCAAACGAAAAATAATCCCGACGGCATTCCGCTGTCGATATTCGACGAGATACGTACCGGCACCGCGACACAACGGCCTCAATACTTTCAGGATTTCACCATTCCCTTCTATGGTTATAATCGCGAAGGCGCAAAAATATCGCAAGGCATCCGCGACAATTGGTGGCGTCAGGGCATGATGGGCGGGATCAAAGCACATTACGATTGCATCAAAGCTTTTTCAGAAACCGATTTTACGGAGGACCTCAAAAGCGTGCAAGTGCCCGTACTGGTAATGCACGGCGAGGATGACCAGATCGTGCCGTTTGCACTCACGGGGGCAAGAGCTGTTAAACTCTTAAAGAATGGAAAGCTCATATCCTACCCCGGCTTTCCGCATGGCATGCCGACAACTGAGGCCGCCAAGATAAATGCCGACCTCTTGGCGTTTATTAAATCCTGA
- a CDS encoding DUF2147 domain-containing protein, whose amino-acid sequence MGIALFLSLGTTGINVMSPAERLIGVWESEEKNLLIKISKEGAHFVGTMTYYQCATETIMRSRVDIENPDPRLVSRKLLGLKLVEKLSYQGNDVWGGGKIYDPNSGKTYDARVQLTNSNTLVVRGYWRFRWLGRSMVFNRRE is encoded by the coding sequence ATGGGAATAGCGTTATTCTTGTCTTTAGGGACGACGGGAATTAATGTGATGTCACCGGCCGAGCGATTGATTGGGGTGTGGGAATCCGAAGAGAAAAATCTTTTGATAAAAATATCCAAAGAAGGAGCTCATTTCGTGGGGACGATGACCTATTACCAATGTGCTACTGAAACGATCATGCGCTCCAGAGTCGACATCGAGAATCCCGATCCCAGGCTGGTGAGCCGGAAGCTACTCGGATTGAAGTTGGTTGAAAAGCTCTCGTATCAGGGAAATGACGTATGGGGAGGGGGCAAGATCTACGATCCCAATTCAGGCAAAACGTACGATGCCAGAGTTCAGCTGACAAACTCAAATACCCTGGTGGTCAGAGGCTACTGGAGATTCAGATGGCTTGGCAGGAGCATGGTATTTAATAGAAGAGAATAG
- a CDS encoding DUF2911 domain-containing protein has product MKTQKKMTLFLAFMCTFLFTSVVFAQGDKANRPSPPAKATGKIGTANITIDYSSPSVKGRKIWGELVPYGKAWRAGANEATIFETSSPIKVEGKDLPAGKYSLFAIPGEKEWTIIFNSETGQWGVKKGGDANLDRAKDVLAVNVKPKKSAAPNEKLAYVVDKNGFSLKWENVEVPVAVK; this is encoded by the coding sequence ATGAAAACACAAAAAAAAATGACGCTGTTTCTTGCCTTTATGTGTACGTTTCTTTTTACGTCCGTGGTCTTTGCCCAAGGCGATAAAGCCAACCGGCCCAGTCCGCCGGCAAAAGCCACCGGAAAAATCGGCACGGCGAACATCACCATCGATTACAGCAGCCCATCCGTGAAGGGAAGAAAAATTTGGGGCGAATTAGTGCCCTATGGAAAAGCCTGGAGGGCAGGCGCCAACGAGGCCACCATCTTTGAGACAAGCAGCCCCATAAAAGTGGAAGGCAAGGATCTGCCCGCAGGCAAATACAGTTTATTTGCCATCCCCGGTGAAAAGGAGTGGACCATCATTTTCAATTCCGAGACGGGCCAATGGGGTGTTAAGAAGGGAGGAGATGCTAATCTCGACAGGGCAAAAGACGTGCTTGCCGTGAACGTAAAGCCAAAGAAATCGGCAGCCCCGAATGAAAAGCTTGCCTATGTCGTAGACAAGAATGGGTTTTCATTGAAATGGGAGAATGTGGAAGTTCCGGTTGCTGTGAAGTAG
- a CDS encoding SRPBCC domain-containing protein: protein MKTQDYTTTITVHATAQEAFKGINNVTKWWTENLEGRSQKLNDEFTVRFGEVHVSTQKLVEVIPDKKVVWLVTYSHLNFIEEKDEWTGTKISFEIFEKDKTTQIRFTHLGLAPEGECFDACSNAWSQYVQQSLASLINTGKGHPTPKEEKTAAAQN from the coding sequence ATGAAAACGCAAGACTACACGACAACCATAACGGTCCATGCGACCGCACAAGAAGCCTTCAAAGGCATTAACAACGTTACCAAATGGTGGACCGAAAATCTGGAAGGCCGGTCACAAAAGCTGAACGACGAATTTACCGTTCGGTTTGGCGAGGTACACGTCTCCACACAAAAACTAGTGGAAGTCATTCCCGACAAAAAAGTAGTATGGCTCGTTACGTACAGCCATCTCAATTTTATTGAAGAGAAAGACGAATGGACCGGCACGAAGATCAGTTTCGAGATCTTCGAAAAGGATAAGACGACTCAAATCCGCTTCACACACCTGGGCCTGGCTCCGGAAGGTGAATGCTTTGATGCCTGCTCCAATGCCTGGAGTCAGTACGTACAACAAAGTTTGGCGAGCCTGATCAACACCGGCAAGGGCCATCCTACTCCTAAGGAAGAGAAAACGGCGGCAGCGCAAAACTAA
- a CDS encoding SRPBCC domain-containing protein, whose amino-acid sequence MTATTDFTTTVLVDQTPKEVFNAINNVRGWWSEDIEGGTSKLNDEFDYRYEEIHRCRIKLVEVIPDQKVVWLVLNNYFNFTKDTTEWTGTKISFDISKKDNKTAIRFTHLGLTPEHECFDACSDGWTHYIQKSLPGLIATGKGMPNGKSKPARTQHEEKLRSA is encoded by the coding sequence ATGACAGCAACAACAGATTTCACCACTACGGTATTGGTAGACCAGACTCCAAAGGAAGTTTTCAACGCCATCAACAACGTTCGCGGATGGTGGTCGGAAGACATTGAAGGCGGCACGAGCAAACTCAACGACGAGTTCGACTATCGCTACGAAGAGATTCACCGTTGCCGGATCAAGCTCGTGGAAGTTATTCCCGACCAGAAAGTCGTTTGGCTGGTGCTGAACAACTACTTCAATTTCACAAAAGACACCACCGAATGGACGGGCACGAAAATCAGTTTTGATATCTCCAAAAAGGACAACAAAACAGCGATCCGCTTCACACACTTGGGATTGACCCCGGAACACGAGTGTTTTGATGCGTGCTCCGATGGCTGGACCCATTATATACAGAAAAGTTTGCCCGGCCTCATCGCCACCGGCAAGGGTATGCCGAACGGCAAGAGCAAACCGGCCAGAACCCAACACGAAGAGAAATTGCGGTCGGCCTAA
- a CDS encoding SRPBCC family protein — translation MTKSIHHKFFLPHPPEMVWDYLTNAELMAQWLMKNDFQPIVGHDFQFKTNPIPSLDIDGIMYCTVLEIVPLKKLSYSWKAGPGGGKITLDTLVVWKLQPNEKGTDLLLEHSGFSEIENLKLYEGMTEGWSKNVQKIADRLNAKYGTAQI, via the coding sequence ATGACCAAGAGCATCCATCACAAATTCTTCCTTCCCCACCCGCCTGAAATGGTGTGGGACTATCTGACCAACGCCGAACTGATGGCGCAGTGGCTGATGAAAAATGATTTTCAGCCCATCGTCGGGCACGACTTTCAATTCAAGACCAACCCGATCCCCAGTCTCGATATCGACGGCATTATGTATTGCACCGTGCTGGAGATCGTTCCTCTCAAAAAGCTCTCCTATTCCTGGAAGGCCGGACCCGGTGGCGGCAAGATCACGCTGGACACGTTGGTCGTATGGAAATTGCAACCCAACGAAAAAGGTACGGACCTGTTGCTGGAGCACAGCGGCTTTTCGGAAATCGAAAACCTGAAACTGTATGAGGGCATGACCGAGGGTTGGTCGAAAAATGTACAAAAGATCGCAGACCGTCTCAACGCCAAATATGGTACAGCCCAGATTTGA
- a CDS encoding GlxA family transcriptional regulator produces MKQVTIVVPKGDVNLSSITGSYEILTRANEHWRAMGNKSMIEVRIAGFVKELKMDLGFFSVNPVNIREVKKNDLVIIPSLAYDEHVMEDNKELITWIKEQYKGGSEVASICTGVFLLAATGLLEGKTCSTHWHVEAPFKQLFPNINLHIEKLITAEKGIYTNGGGYSFLNLMLFLVEEYFDRQTAIYCSKIFQIDIERNSQSPFHIFQTQKNHGDELVCKAQTYIEENLSEKISFEDLASRLAISRRNFDRRFIKATGNTPVEYLQRVKVEVAKSTLEKGRKSIYEVMNDVGYSDDKAFREVFKRITGMSPLDYRAKYNKEPVLAS; encoded by the coding sequence ATGAAACAAGTAACGATAGTCGTCCCCAAAGGAGATGTGAACCTGAGCAGCATCACCGGCTCCTATGAAATTCTGACCCGTGCCAACGAACATTGGCGGGCGATGGGCAACAAATCGATGATCGAAGTCCGCATCGCCGGTTTTGTAAAGGAGTTGAAAATGGATCTCGGTTTCTTTTCGGTCAATCCCGTGAACATCCGGGAAGTAAAAAAGAACGACCTGGTGATCATCCCGTCTCTTGCTTATGACGAACATGTGATGGAGGACAACAAGGAACTGATCACCTGGATCAAAGAACAATACAAAGGCGGTTCCGAAGTGGCGAGCATTTGCACCGGCGTATTTTTGTTGGCCGCTACCGGCTTGCTGGAAGGAAAAACCTGCTCCACGCATTGGCACGTGGAAGCTCCCTTCAAACAACTGTTCCCCAACATCAACCTTCACATCGAAAAACTGATCACTGCCGAGAAAGGAATATACACCAACGGTGGGGGATACTCCTTCCTGAATCTGATGCTTTTCTTAGTGGAAGAATATTTCGATCGCCAGACCGCGATCTATTGCTCGAAGATCTTTCAGATCGATATTGAAAGAAACTCACAGTCGCCCTTTCATATTTTTCAAACGCAGAAAAACCATGGCGACGAATTGGTTTGCAAAGCACAAACCTATATTGAAGAAAACCTCAGTGAGAAAATTTCTTTTGAAGACCTGGCTTCCCGGCTGGCGATCAGCCGGCGTAACTTTGACCGGCGCTTTATCAAAGCCACCGGCAACACCCCGGTGGAATATCTGCAACGTGTGAAGGTGGAAGTGGCAAAGAGTACGTTGGAGAAAGGAAGAAAAAGTATTTATGAAGTCATGAACGATGTCGGCTATTCCGACGACAAAGCGTTCCGGGAAGTTTTTAAAAGGATCACGGGCATGTCGCCTTTGGATTACCGGGCGAAGTATAATAAGGAGCCGGTATTGGCTTCGTGA
- a CDS encoding DUF4386 domain-containing protein: MNAVIKENGFSPQAYARTGGVLYLIIIVAGLFGEFFVRGKLFVPGDAAATAHQIAASPLLWRIGICVDLVMQVCDIPLMLIFYVLLRPVNRNLALLNLLFNLIQTAVLVANKLNLLMALFVLADAPYLKSIDPDQLHALSYIFIKLHDHGFGIGLIFFGFVCLVEGYLIFRSGYFPKALGVLMQVAGVCYIVNTFTLLLAPQVASQLFPFILMPCFIAELLLGLWLLVKGVNLAKWQERVRRS; this comes from the coding sequence ATGAACGCAGTGATCAAGGAAAACGGATTCTCACCACAAGCCTATGCCCGAACGGGTGGCGTGTTGTATTTGATTATCATCGTAGCGGGCTTGTTTGGAGAGTTCTTCGTCAGGGGCAAGCTCTTTGTGCCGGGAGATGCTGCCGCCACGGCCCACCAAATTGCTGCTTCTCCTTTGCTGTGGCGCATTGGTATTTGTGTCGACCTCGTCATGCAGGTGTGCGATATTCCCTTAATGCTGATCTTTTATGTTTTGCTCCGGCCGGTCAACCGGAATCTTGCTTTGCTAAACTTGCTGTTCAACTTGATACAGACCGCTGTTTTGGTGGCCAACAAATTAAATCTGTTGATGGCGCTATTTGTGTTGGCCGATGCACCTTACTTGAAATCCATCGATCCCGATCAACTCCACGCGCTATCCTACATTTTTATCAAACTACATGACCATGGCTTTGGCATCGGGCTCATCTTCTTTGGGTTTGTATGTTTGGTGGAAGGCTATCTGATCTTCCGGTCGGGCTATTTTCCAAAGGCGCTAGGGGTGCTGATGCAGGTGGCGGGTGTGTGCTATATCGTGAATACGTTCACATTGCTTCTTGCCCCCCAAGTGGCCAGTCAATTGTTCCCTTTCATTCTGATGCCTTGCTTTATAGCCGAATTGTTGCTGGGCCTCTGGCTGCTGGTGAAAGGCGTCAATTTAGCGAAGTGGCAGGAGCGGGTACGACGAAGCTAA